A genomic region of Candidatus Pseudomonas phytovorans contains the following coding sequences:
- a CDS encoding DUF3224 domain-containing protein, whose product MHYTAIGPFDITLNPEPLSSVAEQPGLRRLALDKQFQGDLEATSQVEMLSFRSSVQNSAGYVAMEVVHGTLHGRSGSFVLQHSSSMNRGTPFQSITVVPDSGTDALSGLTGSMVITITDGQHSYKFEYALPDQS is encoded by the coding sequence ATGCATTACACCGCCATAGGTCCGTTCGACATCACGCTCAATCCGGAACCTTTGAGTAGCGTCGCTGAACAACCTGGCCTCCGCCGATTGGCTTTGGACAAGCAGTTCCAAGGTGATCTAGAAGCGACCAGCCAAGTAGAGATGTTGTCTTTCCGCAGCAGCGTTCAAAATTCGGCCGGCTACGTTGCCATGGAAGTTGTGCATGGAACCTTGCACGGTCGCAGCGGGAGCTTCGTACTTCAACACAGTTCGTCTATGAATCGAGGAACACCCTTCCAGTCCATCACTGTGGTACCTGATTCCGGAACTGACGCGCTGTCGGGGCTGACCGGTAGCATGGTCATCACGATCACCGATGGGCAGCACTCTTATAAATTTGAGTATGCGCTGCCAGACCAATCCTGA